TTGATGCAGCATGGGAGAGTTATAGCTTATGCTTCGAGGCAGTTGAGGCCACATGAGATAAACTATCCGACCCATGATCTGGAGTTAGCAGCCATAGTACATGCACTGAAGATCTGGAGGCATTATTTATACAGGGAGacgtttcaaatatttacagatcACAAAAGTCTAAAAGTATATCCCAACACAAAAAGAGTTGAATTTGAGACAAAGAAGGTGGATGGAGCTTTTGAAAGATGAGACGTTAAGGATAACGAACTTGAAACGCGGAGCCCGAGCGGCCAGCGACTCGATCTCGCTTGGTGGTACCACCACAAAACCTTGATCCCAGCTGCCTCGCTAGCGAAGGATCTTCCACGCCCTGAGTGAGTGGGTATGATCTGCTATAACATGGAGTATTTGACCGCCCTCAGAGCGATCGATGTACACTTTAGCATTGGTGGTAATAATCTACTGGCTAAGATACAAGTAAAGCCCTCCCTCAAGGATGAAATTAAAGATGCACAGGCTAAAGATCCATATCTACAGAGGATGAAAGCTAAGgtgcaaaaaggaaagagcgatcaatttataatccaagaaGATGGTACATTGTTTAATGGAAAACGTATATGCGTGCCGAACGTAAAGGAGTTGAGAATGGAAATTATGCTCGAGGCGCATTACGCACCGAATGCTATGCATCCTGGCAGTACCAAGATGTATTGGGATTTGAGACCCTATTATTGGTGgccaacaatgaagaaaaatgtggCAGAGTTTGTAGCGAAATGTTTAACTTAGGTAAAACCATAACACCAAGCACCAGCTGGTAAACTTCATCCTTTGACTATACTTGAATGGAAGTGGGAAAAGATTACTATGGATTTTGTCATTAGGTTACCACGTACGTTCAGAAGACATGATGCTATTTGGGTGATTGTTGACAGattgactaaatctgcacattTCCTGCCAATCCGTCAAAATGATTCTTTGGATAAGCTCGCTGAATTATATGTTTCAGAGATTGTGAGATTACATGGCATTCCTACCTCTATAGTTTCTGATACAGATCCTCGATTTACTTCTCATTTCTGGGGAAGCTTGCAAACGGCTCTAGgtacaaaattgcatttcagtaCAGCGTTTCACCCTAAGACCGGTGGACAGTCGAGAAAGAACGATTCAAACATTcgaagatatgatgagagtCTGCGTAATTGAATTCAGAAGAAAttgggatgatcatctaccacTGATGGAATTTGCTTATAACAACAGTTTTCATTCCAGTATTGGTATGgctccatatgaagctttGTATGGAAGAAAATGCCGAAGTCCAATCTATTGGGATATTGATGGATTGAGACAGCTTGAAGGGCCGGAGTTAGTTCAAGAGACAGtagacaagataaaaacagttaaaaagtgtttgaaaGCAGCACAGGATCGATAGAAGAGTTACGTCGATAAGCATCACGGAGAGATGGAATACGAGGTAGGGGAAAaagtttttctaaaagtatcaCCATGGAGAGGAATCTTAAGATTCGGAAAATAGGAAAAGTTGAGTCCGCGATATATTGGGCCATATGAAATTCTAGAGCGAGTTGGACCACAAGCCTATCGGTTAGCATTATCGACAGAATTATCGCAGATACATGACGTGTTTCACGTTTTTATGCTACGGCGATACCCGATCCGATCCTAGTCATATTTTGCATGATCCAGAGATGAAGATATCAGAGGGATTGACATATGTGGAAGAGCCAATGGAAATTCCGGATCGgagtataaagaaattaagataTAAAGAAATACCAATGGTGAAGGTCAAATGGAGTCACCACTCTCCAAGAGAAGCTACTTGGGAAGTTGAGGAGaagatgagagagaaataCCCATATCTACTCCCTAGTTAAATTTCgaggacgaaatttttattaggaggggagaattgtgacgccccaaagataataatatataattggggaattaattggtaattttttatgaaacttagttaattagtacataaattatgggccataattggaatataataacacttgaacgaattaaattagaattcattataatattttaggataatttttattaattaaaaaaattagaaacgatgtaaatggtattttgagaaaaaaattaattatataaataataataataataataatttatatatataatatatattactaataatatatatatataagtaacatatgtatatatatataaatatgaaagcaaaaaaaaaaaagtagaaaggAAAGGGTTTGGGGGTGGGCCCTGCCCTCACCCACCGCCCCACcccctacatatatatatatatatatatgtgagccAAAACAATCACAATTGGATTTATCAAATTGCAATTCCTGTGCCTATTCAAATATTCGCAACGAGGTACGtttctattttaatctttattaatttatataattatattatttaattacttcatttattaaatgttgattatactaagtgatgtactatttcatcggaatattttacgagtttgactaattaaaataatgccaaattaaataccaaatcggatataaaaatgatatcgttgttaattagattattaaatttattagatttgaatgttgctatagccagtttatataattccatcggaactgttaaccaaatacgcaattatatttattattgttcaattaaagagtataagagcgagaaattgatagaaaattcatagaaatattctgaaaattatatttaataaatggtatgttaataaagagaaaaaacaaagatttgTAGTTCGAcagaaatagaatattaaagaattattagaaattatacaaatgatattcaatattatatttaaaagaaattacgatattctcgatatattaattgtgtgtAGTACAACTCATTATAGGACATGGgagtaaagtgaaaagaccgcaccactacctattgaatagataaaggcgttgtaaggtcgaagtaagtaaataattagtattatctatatatgtatctttatttgtgattttactgttatttgaatttgtggttcatgctgacatgGATTTATCcgaaagtatatgagtgatcgatgatttgatttgactgATGGtgttgtgtacgtggaatgagaaaatacgttgaaatattatgtttgttgtttgatgtattgtggatgtctgaaaatgagaatatatggatatactgttttacgttactagttgcttacgaaaatggtgatatgtgaaaatgagggagtggtggaaattgaatatatattgtcGCGTGAATaacccttgatgtgttgaaaagcctataaggcgaaatgaaatgaaaagagctttcatgcgatatgagaaagaaatgaaatgaaaagagctttgatgcgatatgaaaaagatgtgatatgaaaagagcgatgttgcgatataaaagagctatgatgcgaaataaaagagctatgatgcgaaatgagattgatgagccggctgtcaaggggattcacttgaatttatataacggtgaaattgagttgatgggaaaacacaatatcacattctcgtaagcaaactaggaaaaaaatggagtttggttaattgtcttattatgagatagtcataTGGTGTAATAGaactgattatgttggaattaaattgattgtatccCATGCGTGTTGCCTGTTTATCTTGTTTcggctgtgtttgatatgcatatatagatagggctggttatttacttactgagtggcaggctcatccctctgctgtcgttttctttcaggagtagactttgaggtgtctgactgttgaagaataggtctacgcGCTATACCCAgacaggtcgggccagtatgctgttttctcctctttgtcagagtacaaatcacattttattGTATAGAGAGAACATAAGCGTGGAGATTACTTATAATGGAGTACTTGTGGTGttttatgtgcatatatgatattgtagGTTGATTACGcttgttatgacgttggggttacgtatacatatggattaaattatattgtgcatttatatttgtaaacacagggattactataagtatgacgtttagagtagatatagcccttgtagcgaaggggatGCTACATTATGTCTCCAAGCGATATATCCGGATCGGTGTCCTACATCACTTCTCCTTGTTTGGGTTTAGAATTTCATACCTATGGGGTAATTGGAGTTTTCTAATCGTCCTTTGGAGAATTTAGACATGGTcagttaaaattttgattacaaGTGATATTTGCATTATTCCATAACAAACCTATATAAATCACACTCCGAGTATaattttcctcccactagtcctttaACATATGCAGGACCATTCCTCATACTTAAAACTGTTTGTATATCACAGGTTTGCCAATCCATATCAACTACGGTGTCTGGATAGCGACCTAAGAAAACGCCACGTTTTACAACTAGGCGATTTCTTGAAAGTCCACATCCAGACGGGCCAACTAATTCAGTGAAACACCAATGAgaaccatgtccaatcaaAGTTCGATTTCTCCTCACCAGAGACTATTCAACATCGTCTCTTTCGGTGGAATTTCACAAAacgagaattccattctcatttttggaTGCTccaagaactcccactaaatacacacCACATCGATCCCATCGAGCAATTGGTCTCCataaccagtttggttctccacctcaagCCTAATTTCTCTGAACTTTCCAGAAGTctttagacttgtgaaccctctactagtatttatgtatttagtAATTTACAGATGTCTattttggatccaatccaGTAGATCATTTTTTACAGGCATTCTTTATCCCACAAAGTGCTTTCATGACTTTCTTTCCTCTCAGAAAAGATTCATAAGTTAGaaaaactcaaattatttattactagATTCTTTGAATCTACCAACCTACTCATCCTAATGATAAGGATACGGCCCTAGCTCATGCATGctcaaaagaatcttttattgatcaagtttgtatctaatttgtccaacaatCGACTAACGACTTGACCACGCTGAGTTACATAATCGTATACTATTTCAACATGAATACTAATAGCTAAGTTTATTTAGTCTTATTGCATTCTTCAATCATTTCCTCGTATTGGCTCAAccattttatcaactcatgaaatggtcttctcaagcccatttacagtttatgataaataggTCAAACGAGGGATGAAGGGACCTGAAGGACTACATCAATGTACATCTTCTTCAAAGATTAACATTAGATTTTTAGTGTTTCTCCACAAGGGATTGCATCTTAGCCTAATGTTTGTGTACAGACGACCTTCAGTCAACTAAGCTTCAAAAATACTTTCGTCGCGACATATCAAATATGCCAGTTCGACGCCACATAAATGgatttatgtggagcatttATTGAACCAACAACGTCCAACCTATCATACCACTCATGAATGACATAAGCAGGTATGACGCTACAAACCTTGCAATTGTCCATCTGCCTTAATCCCAAACGTCAAACGTTCTCTAAATATGGACTCCTTTCGCAAGTTCGATGGAAAATGGCTTTTCCATGATATAAGCCTAGGTTCAGAAATCGAGGGCAATCCTCCAATTTTCGCAGTCCATTTTAATTTAGCCTGttccatttaaataaatttcaaaataaaattggaaaacGGCATCCCAAACATACATTCTAAACGCAAAGCAGAAATAGTAAGCAGATTATAGAAATGTTGAGTTTGAGTTAAGCCTCGGTCTTTAGTCGTTaacttctcccactatttctacaaaattccACTACTCTCCAGTGAGGTTTCGGAAAATCCTTTCCTAATGGGCTTCGGATCCACAAGAACCACTCACCACCCCctgcttttacgattcacatgaaAAAAGTCTTATAGGGAGGCAACCGATGTCATTCTCATTCCATcagattcccaagatattttgcctcacctcttcacatgatcccgaggactccaagcgaatcatgtgACTCGGTATtaagcccgacccatcaaccaaatcataccttAATTTTtgcccccacgactcgtgagacagggaaacaaCGAGCATATTTCTTTGTTTACAACAGTAATGTAGCTTTCCATCTATTTTCAAATGTGCCAGGACTTGTGAGACCCTATTTGGATAGCGATAGCTTCCTCATGGTATTGTTATGGATGGAATGCCTGGACAGATCGAAATGCCATttcgatccaagtccatttgtgagcttaataatttattagtgTTGGCctcaacccatcaatcaaatcacacctcaactgtCACCTcgcacgactcgtgagactaGAAAATAGTGAGTCTGTTCCTTTGctcacaataatggtgcagcttgCCTCTAGTCATATGtgccatgactcgtgagactACACTTTGGTAGTAggagcttcctcaccacattattgtggatggaaaccTTGGAGAGATCAAACCAtgttgatccaagtccattttgggcccTAACACTTCAACTTggccaaccaagtgagagttaattaTGAGTAGTTTGACCGAGATCTGATCGAATATATaaacattgcatgcataaatatcaaatatttaaagcaatAAATGAACGCATCGTatgcaatgaaacctagcatAACCTTGTTGGATAATCACAAGCCCAACATATGCAACTCACTGAGTCCGCAGTGAGTCTAAGATCTGTCTACGGTGgtcctatgctattacaaaatattttacccatcaacatatagatgggccttgtgatATATCCATGGGTTGCCTTCTCTGTTGGCATCCTCCTCTGTcaaccttcttctccatgggcttgcTTAAAATAAAACCTCACCAAAAATGTCTTATACTATTCtcattacattttaaaaaaaaaatcccgaTCAGAAATCGGGGGGAGTATattaggagggagatagcatGCTTATTATTCCAATGGTAAAAACGAGAAtgagggagaaaataaaatcacaagggtACACGGgcccacccaacaaaaattaaaagacatacatCTGTTTAGGGCTCTGTGATCATCcattcacattcattctagcacataataacaattaatcatgccaaacaagaaaatgaacttctcaaaaaatattgtggtatccaatatcacgacaaataattatgtacagaaaataacaagtttaaaatttgcaatttataGGGATGATAAAACCCCGTGCATCCAATGCAGGCAAaataaccaaattaataagagcaatttaattccagaaaaaattcaattttctccaaacttaaatcaataaatattaatatttttcagaaaatgtgcAGAAATTAGAGAATccaatttttcgaaaaaacgACGAAAAACGGCCTTGCCATCGGCTATGAACAGCAGCAATAGCCTAGTGACCGCACGATGTGCTCTGCTGGTCGGCAGTGCACTGCTACagtaccattttttttttgtttccacacattaaactaaaatttaaaacaagtattttaccagaaaattcaattttcataaacatactgaaatcatccaaaattccaaaagttaaacaagttaaatttttctcatataattattcaagaataagcaaaaacatgcttcaaaagaaataaaaaatcatattgtcATTCTTGTTCACACAAAATCATAGCCCCTACATCGAcccgggctctgataccacttgaaagcacCAAAAAGTGTGAGTGGATCAGCTCGGGAAACGCAAGCGGAAGTGGTAATATAACATtacgtaaattaaaatgaaacataataaaatcatagttCCAAGGGTtctacccttggagttcccgacGGTACGATGtagttattcaaaataataataaaattaaacggGCTAAtggtaaaaggaaaagaaacaagaggtgcataaatcataaatcaaaattacctcTTTCATTAGATTTACTTCGAACCTCCTTTATTTGGTCTATTCACGCAAGACTTCAATatagaagccctctaaagttgcatccacaccacaccggatTTGGGATCCCTCAactcaatttgctagaaacgaattggggaaaaaaacaaaaaccaagTGTTTGAAAGAGGGGGGCGGCCGAATTTTAGGGATTCTAGGtataggaaattattttgtgttttttttgtgtgttatgtaatcattagttattccaaataactaatatacctatatataccttgaatggaTGTATTAGAATGTGTTTAGGTTCATTCTATCTttcataaggtaataaaatcctttattccaaataaaggatgactaacatgacaattttcaaaagtgaatttgttaatcaATAATGTTCTTTCGTAATTATGGGTTTGGCcgattttaataataaataaaatacaaggcccaattaattttaattaaattaaatttaattaaagcttacttaattaagcccatcatatatttaatccaattaagtatatgagcccaataagcctttattcattagtaagtccaacttattgaataataagggaaaacccaatataaactaatcttattaatttattcttgggctctTCTATCTAATGGATtcctctcatttataagtaatcccatgga
This Sesamum indicum cultivar Zhongzhi No. 13 linkage group LG5, S_indicum_v1.0, whole genome shotgun sequence DNA region includes the following protein-coding sequences:
- the LOC110012040 gene encoding uncharacterized protein LOC110012040, whose protein sequence is MEYLTALRAIDVHFSIGGNNLLAKIQVKPSLKDEIKDAQAKDPYLQRMKAKVQKGKSDQFIIQEDGTLFNGKRICVPNVKELRMEIMLEAHYAPNAMHPGSTKMYWDLRPYYWWPTMKKNVAELTKSAHFLPIRQNDSLDKLAELYVSEIVRLHGIPTSIVSDTDPRFTSHFWGSLQTALGTKLHFSTAFHPKTGGQSRKNDSNIRRYDESLRN